The region TCATTGCGggtgttctcattttgtattggtgtttgtttgtccagTTTTGTCCATCTGCCATCTCTTGTACCATTTCAAAACTCAAATCAAAGCAAATTGCAAGTTGGACAGTATTAACTCACCCGCAGCCCCAAAATTGAAGCCTCCCATCTGCGGCGCAGGATTATTGGCGACAGGTGTTCCGAACTGCGTTTGTGAAATGGCGGCGCCAAAGTTAAACCCGCCAGATGCTGGTGGCGCAGGGCCCGAGGGGGTCTGCTGAGGAGCGGTGCTGCCGAACGTGAAGGACGGCGTGCTCTGACTCTGGGCGGCCTGGCCGAAGCTTGGTGCCACAGAGGGCGTGGTGGTGGCGGCGCCGAAATTGAAGGAGGTGGAGCCGCCCCCAAATGCTGGTTTGGTTGGCGTCACAAAACTGGATGGTGCTGTGGCGGCAGCAGCGGCTCCCGCAAAGTTGAAAGGCGCCGCCGAAGAGTTGGACACGGGTGCAGTTGTTGCTGCGCTGCCCCCGAAGGTAAAGGGTTTAGGTGCGGCGGCCGAGCTGAAGGTCGACTGGGGCGCCGGGGCTTGAAATGACGGCTTTCCAAAAGTGAATGTTGACTGCGtcgtggtggtggcggcggcagGGGCAGGGGCAGCAGCATTAGCAGCGGTGACTGTGGATGCGGGCGTCGCGGCGGCAATCGCGAAACCTCCAAACGAAGCGGTGGTGGTTGTGTTCTGACTGACTGCGGTCTGACCAAAGGCAAACACCTTCTGGCTGGCGACTTGAGAGGTTGGCTGTGAGCCTCCAAATGCGAAGGCGTTCGCGGAGGTTGTGACGGCGGGAGCCGCGACAGCGGCTGCCGGTGTGGGAGTTGTGGCGGCTGTGGTTCCAAACTGAAATCCTGTCGTAGGAGCTGGCGCTGATGTGGTACTCGTGCTAGCTGAGGGTTGCGCCGACCAAGTTCCGAAGATGGATTTTACATCTGGCTGGGCTGCGGGGGTCGAACTGGTGGTAGAGCCGGTGGTAGCCGCTGCAGTGGAAGTCAATCCGGAGAAGAGAGGCGAGGTAACAGTGCTGCTTGTTGAGGCACCAAATATCGTAGAATTTAAAGAAACCGTCGCGGATGTTGCAGTGGAGGTTGTGTAAGGTGGCGGCGCAAAGCCGCTCCCTGCGGTACAAGAGATGGTTGTGGATGTTGTGGTGGAGGTTGGATTAGGTGGTGTAGTGAAGCCAGCCCCGGGAGAGCTACTTCCAAAAATTGGCTTGAAGCTTTGGAGTGGGGGTTTGCGATCGGGGCCTGTTATAGATGATGGGGTAGAGGCGGTGGTGGCGACAGCAAAGATGGGTTTGAACCCAGAGGCCAGCAGAGGGTTAGAATGAATGAGTGCCGCAGTGGTGACCGGGGCGGGGGTAGAAGCAGAGGATGCGGCAGGAATGGCGTTCTGGCTCGACGCTCCAAACAAGCCCCCTGCTGGTAGTGACGGAGTGCTACTGGTGGCCTTGGAAACCTGTCCCAAGACCTGAGTAAAGGCAGAGGGCTGATCCATGCCGGCAGAAGGGGGCTGTGACTGGGAGGTGGGCGATTGCTTCAGGATGTCCGTTAAGGtcggcgttttgaggcttgagATACTGGGGCGTTGCAGCAAGCCCATTGCAGGAACTGTTGACATAAGTACGCAATTAGAAAGTAAGACATACTTCCGCAGTAGTATGCATCAGAAATCAAAGAGTTTAATTTCAACCAAAGCAAACCCGGAAACATACCCAAGACATGTTCCACCGATAAacctttgaatttgttttttgacgCCGAATCCTACCTGTGGTGGTGCTGGCAGCAGAGGCAGAGCTCAGAGGACTTTTCATCTTCAGAGCCACCAGGAGTGGGTTAGAGACTGCCGGGGCGGGACTGGGATCCAAGTTGATGACCGGGGAGGCAGAGCTGGAGATTTTGGGCAGAGGGGCGGCCAACAGGCTACTCAGAGTGAGGGTGTTGGAGACGGTGCTGGCGGTCGACGAGGCGGGCACGGTGGAGGTCAATGAGGGGGAGGACTTCTCGGGTTCGGGAACTATACAGGGACAACCCAACATGCTTAGGTTTTAAGATGGGATTCAAAACTTGAAATATACACAGAAagttgccattaaaaaaaatctggtattGATGTTAAACTGGTCTGGTATTCGACAGGCACTGTAAATCCAATCTTAGGTACTTGAATTAAAAGTCTTCTTTATCAACTCACCAGGTGTCTCCAGGACCTTTTGAATCTTGCTGATGGCAGCCTTCTTCTCTTCATCCAAATCCTTCACGGTGATAGTGTAGCCCAGCTCAGGTGGCGGGGGCTGCAGATCAATAAACACAGAGAGTTacgtgggggggagggggggaatacACGCAATTTAAAACTCTAAAATATCATAGTCATTTGCT is a window of Hippocampus zosterae strain Florida chromosome 16, ASM2543408v3, whole genome shotgun sequence DNA encoding:
- the pom121 gene encoding nuclear envelope pore membrane protein POM 121; translation: MLPREKKIVLLSALGIASLSLYFIPSFIYIVLTLALCGGASLLRRRTPLPARLGLNPRAGFNARTGYLRRFWDWWVSDVSVVSRRWTKTDVGRREPRGSSLEAFRQRQTDAAIYRGGHLASDTFLFSPGDFLMGSYIGKPEGPTGDFGSPRVVRNPCEQLREKLSRPNHAVCTPNRRLSFAGEQSGPMGHFTITPQRHYPLHQPGTSSLGVLPPVRWDGFRKKSILTPRNSPATQSPVTVKIARPDHNSASLEHLTCAAVPRAPVDPCSRESVLKVLKDSRKREVDDADRSFNAEQRSKRRRNDSGGSAHSAFEPLLPNGAPSQLVPKPGSLKRGMISVAEDSTFKRSRTSSISSTSGGHAPRGTLGSKRNPIQSSYSSTVGLMQFKKPSAPSSPISSPGSSRSQTPDGVAKKQREDDGLSPSSASSVRSERATSDKAPDTSKQTPVLKVPVTTSTNSAGSGGKRKRKIQLVSSNRDDQISLPPPPELGYTITVKDLDEEKKAAISKIQKVLETPVPEPEKSSPSLTSTVPASSTASTVSNTLTLSSLLAAPLPKISSSASPVINLDPSPAPAVSNPLLVALKMKSPLSSASAASTTTVPAMGLLQRPSISSLKTPTLTDILKQSPTSQSQPPSAGMDQPSAFTQVLGQVSKATSSTPSLPAGGLFGASSQNAIPAASSASTPAPVTTAALIHSNPLLASGFKPIFAVATTASTPSSITGPDRKPPLQSFKPIFGSSSPGAGFTTPPNPTSTTTSTTISCTAGSGFAPPPYTTSTATSATVSLNSTIFGASTSSTVTSPLFSGLTSTAAATTGSTTSSTPAAQPDVKSIFGTWSAQPSASTSTTSAPAPTTGFQFGTTAATTPTPAAAVAAPAVTTSANAFAFGGSQPTSQVASQKVFAFGQTAVSQNTTTTASFGGFAIAAATPASTVTAANAAAPAPAAATTTTQSTFTFGKPSFQAPAPQSTFSSAAAPKPFTFGGSAATTAPVSNSSAAPFNFAGAAAAATAPSSFVTPTKPAFGGGSTSFNFGAATTTPSVAPSFGQAAQSQSTPSFTFGSTAPQQTPSGPAPPASGGFNFGAAISQTQFGTPVANNPAPQMGGFNFGAAGTSTPSFGQTPAAAAGPIPFGSPSTPVQGFNAVPFGSPPSFSIGAGSKPTGARQRLQARRQHNRKK